CCTCCTGAAGACCACTCAGAAATTAGTCTCGCGTCCGGCCAGTCGGCAAGACCGGTGATCGGTGTTCACCGACTTCTTACGGAAAACAAGGGTGATTTTGGATTATGGCGGTGAACAGGATTCACCTCCAGATTGTTCACCAGGGCCGGAGTTACTTCAGCTCCGCCCGTCTGATCTCATAGAGCAGCAGCGCCGAGGCGGTTGCAACATTGAGCGATTCCGCCTGGCCCGGCATGGGTATGCGCACCGCCACATTGGCCTTGGCGGCAAGTCCGGATGAAAGGCCGCTGCCTTCGCTGCCCATGAGCAGCAGCGTCGGGCGCTGATAGGCGCGGCGGAAATCGAGATCAGCGTCGGCCGCGGTGGCGACGATCTCGCCTTGCCATTCATCGAGCGCCGCGGCGAACCTGGCCGTCGGCAGGCGGGCCAGGGTGATGCCGAACAGGGAGCCCATGGTGGCGCGCACCGTTTCGGGCGAGAAGGGATCGCACGTATCGCCGACAAGGACGACATGGCGCACCCCCACGGCATCGGCGGTGCGGATGATGGTGCCGAGATTGCCGGGATCGCGGATGTCCTCGAGCGCCAGGACGATGTCCGCCCCGGCGTTGAAGGGCGACAGGAGAGCGGACTGCTTGAACACGCCGATCAGGCCGGAGGGGTTGTTCTGGGCGCTGAGTCTCGCCATCACCGCCTCCGACACGCGGATGTCGCGCGTCTGGCCCCAATCCTGCGGGCCCGTGACGGAAATGACCATGTCAGGTGAGATGCCGCCGGTCCGCGCCCGCTCGAGAGCGCGCACGCCTTCGGCGACGAACAATCCGGTTTCCTGGCGGTGCTTCTTCTGGTCCAAAGCGCGGATGGTTTTGATCGTCGGGTTCTGCGCGCTGGTGATGATCTCGGGCATCATAGTCATGTGGCCCGGGATGCCGGAAAAGCGGGCGCCCCCTTGATGGCCGTTACCCCGGATTGTCCCATTGAATTGTCACCCTAAACATTCGGAATCGGTTGGTCTAAGCTACCATCATGAACATCCGCCCCAATATCAAGACCGGCCGGTCGGTCTGCCCGCATGATTGTCCCTCCGCTTGCGCCCTCGAGGTCGAACTGCTCGACGAACACACGATCGGGCGGGTGCGTGGATCGAAGGACAATTCCTACACGCTGGGCGTCATCTGCGAGAAGGTCGGGCGCTATGCCGAGCGCATACATCATCCCGATCGGCTGCTTCACCCCTTGAAGCGCAAGGGTGCCAAGGGCGAGGGCGAATGGCAGCGGCTCTCCTGGGACGATGCGATGGGCGAGGTGGTGGAGGCCTTTCTGAAGGCTGAGGCACGCTACGGCGCCCAGTCGGTCTGGCCCTATTATTATGCCGGCACCATGGGGCTGGTGATGCGCGATGGCATCAACCGACTGCGCCATGTGAAGAAATATTCCGGCATGTACGACACGTTCTGTGTCGCCTTGTCCTGGCCCGGCTATCTCGCGGGCTGCGGCCGCATGACCGGTTCCGATCCGCGCGAGATGCAGAAGTCGGACCTGATCGTGATCTGGGGCACCAATCCGGTGAACACCCAGGTCAATGTGATGACTCACGCAGCCCTCGCGCGCAAGACGCGCGGCGCCAAGATCGCCTGCGTCGATGTCTATGATACCGGCACGATGAAGCAGGCGGATGTGAAGATGATCATCCGTCCGGGCACCGATGGCGCGCTCGCCTGCGCCGTCATGCATGTGCTGTTCCGTGATGGCTTTGCCGATCGCGCCTATCTCGAAAAATACACCGATGTGCCGCGCGAATTCGAGGCCCATGTGAAGTCGCGTTCGCCCGAATGGGCGGCCGCCATTTGCGGCTGTCCGGCGAACGAGATCGAAGCCTTC
This genomic stretch from Nordella sp. HKS 07 harbors:
- a CDS encoding RNA methyltransferase, which translates into the protein MTMMPEIITSAQNPTIKTIRALDQKKHRQETGLFVAEGVRALERARTGGISPDMVISVTGPQDWGQTRDIRVSEAVMARLSAQNNPSGLIGVFKQSALLSPFNAGADIVLALEDIRDPGNLGTIIRTADAVGVRHVVLVGDTCDPFSPETVRATMGSLFGITLARLPTARFAAALDEWQGEIVATAADADLDFRRAYQRPTLLLMGSEGSGLSSGLAAKANVAVRIPMPGQAESLNVATASALLLYEIRRAELK